One region of Primulina tabacum isolate GXHZ01 chromosome 1, ASM2559414v2, whole genome shotgun sequence genomic DNA includes:
- the LOC142552355 gene encoding uncharacterized protein LOC142552355 isoform X1, whose amino-acid sequence MPFLSSGTKTSLEILWVAKLRFQSNLCLLGPVSEDSDGPEMLTFASGEAISLTPNRNMSSSGSASSVFESIDTKFDAPIVHGGVTRNSAGEPSQNSNLVVESNNNHQNGISLFQRLIEKVKRTVQGSAYDIGWLQRDPDMPPVEDGTGRFTEILDDIRHGLHGLPNTMVYLLVPGLFSNHGPLYFVNTKTSFSKMGLTCHIAKIHSEASVDKNAEEIKDYIEELYWGSKKRVLLLGHSKGGVDAAASLSMYWDELKDKVAGLALAQSPYGGSPIASDILREGQLGDYFNVRKLMEILICKVIKGDMQALEDLTYERRKNFLREYHLPRELPVVSFHTEASISPVVLATLSRVAHAELHMFSPLDSDSPTTLSVVVPLGAAMAACAQLLQIRYGEKSDGLVTCRDAEVPGSTVVRPKRKLDHAWMAYSSLDDDTSEANAETGQKKRHELTSKYE is encoded by the exons ATGCCGTTCTTATCCTCCGGGACAAAAACATCGCTGGAAATTCTGTGGGTTGCCAAGTTACGGTTCCAGAGCAATCTTTGTCTCT TGGGACCTGTATCTGAAGACTCTGATGGGCCGGAAATGTTGACGTTTGCTTCAGGAGAAGCCATATCTTTGACACCTAATCGGAATATGTCTTCAAGTGGCAGTGCTTCATCTGTTTTTGAATCAATTGATACCAAATTTGATGCTCCAATAGTACACGGTGGAGTAACCAGGAACTCTGCTGGAGAGCCTTCTCAAAATTCTAACTTGGTTGTGGAATCAAATAACAACCACCAAAATGGCATTTCCCTTTTTCAACG CCTTATTGAAAAGGTCAAGAGGACAGTTCAAGGCTCTGCTTATGACATTGGATGGTTACAACGAGATCCGGACATGCCACCAGTTGAAGATGGAACTGGAAGATTTACAGAAATACTTGATGATATAAG GCATGGATTGCATGGGTTGCCAAACACAATGGTTTACTTGTTGGTCCCAG GTCTTTTCAGCAACCATGGGCCTCTTTACTTTGTGAATACAAAAACAAGTTTTTCAAAGATGGGCCTCACCTGTCATATAGCCAAAATTCACAGTGAG GCTTCAGTAGATAAGAACGCTGAAGAGATAAAGGACTACATAGAGGAATTATATTGGGGTTCAAAGAAACGTGTTTTACTACTTGGCCATAGCAAGGGGGGTGTCGATGCGGCTGCCTCTTTGTCCATGTATTGGGATGaactcaaagacaaggttgCGGGGTTAGCATTAGCACAAAGTCCATATGGAGGTAGTCCAATTGCTTCAGATATATTACGGGAAGGACAGCTTGGTGATTATTTTAATGTCCGTAAGCTTATGGAGATCCTGATTTGTAAAGTTATTAAG GGTGACATGCAGGCGCTTGAAGATTTAACGTACGAGAGGAGAAAAAACTTCTTGCGAGAATACCATTTACCTAGGGAGCTTCCCGTTGTTTCGTTCCACACAGAGGCTAGCATTTCTCCAGTTGTTTTGGCTACATTATCTCGTGTAGCCCATGCAGAACTACACATGTTTTCCCCTCTCGATAGTGATTCACCTACCACACTCTCTGTTGTGGTTCCTCTCGGTGCGGCAATGGCTGCATGTGCTCAGCTGCTTCAGATCAGATATGGTGAAAAGAGTGACGGGCTCGTAACTTGTCGTGATGCTGAGGTTCCCGGTTCGACTGTTGTACGGCCAAAACGCAAGCTCGACCATGCTTGGATGGCTTATTCGTCGTTGGACGACGATACATCAGAAGCCAATGCAGAGACAGGGCAAAAGAAGAGGCACGAACTTACCAGCAAATATGAGTGA
- the LOC142552355 gene encoding uncharacterized protein LOC142552355 isoform X3 — protein sequence MKNLLTRESLMMMLGPVSEDSDGPEMLTFASGEAISLTPNRNMSSSGSASSVFESIDTKFDAPIVHGGVTRNSAGEPSQNSNLVVESNNNHQNGISLFQRLIEKVKRTVQGSAYDIGWLQRDPDMPPVEDGTGRFTEILDDIRHGLHGLPNTMVYLLVPGLFSNHGPLYFVNTKTSFSKMGLTCHIAKIHSEASVDKNAEEIKDYIEELYWGSKKRVLLLGHSKGGVDAAASLSMYWDELKDKVAGLALAQSPYGGSPIASDILREGQLGDYFNVRKLMEILICKVIKGDMQALEDLTYERRKNFLREYHLPRELPVVSFHTEASISPVVLATLSRVAHAELHMFSPLDSDSPTTLSVVVPLGAAMAACAQLLQIRYGEKSDGLVTCRDAEVPGSTVVRPKRKLDHAWMAYSSLDDDTSEANAETGQKKRHELTSKYE from the exons ATGAAGAATCTACTGACGAGGGAGAGTTTGATGATGATGT TGGGACCTGTATCTGAAGACTCTGATGGGCCGGAAATGTTGACGTTTGCTTCAGGAGAAGCCATATCTTTGACACCTAATCGGAATATGTCTTCAAGTGGCAGTGCTTCATCTGTTTTTGAATCAATTGATACCAAATTTGATGCTCCAATAGTACACGGTGGAGTAACCAGGAACTCTGCTGGAGAGCCTTCTCAAAATTCTAACTTGGTTGTGGAATCAAATAACAACCACCAAAATGGCATTTCCCTTTTTCAACG CCTTATTGAAAAGGTCAAGAGGACAGTTCAAGGCTCTGCTTATGACATTGGATGGTTACAACGAGATCCGGACATGCCACCAGTTGAAGATGGAACTGGAAGATTTACAGAAATACTTGATGATATAAG GCATGGATTGCATGGGTTGCCAAACACAATGGTTTACTTGTTGGTCCCAG GTCTTTTCAGCAACCATGGGCCTCTTTACTTTGTGAATACAAAAACAAGTTTTTCAAAGATGGGCCTCACCTGTCATATAGCCAAAATTCACAGTGAG GCTTCAGTAGATAAGAACGCTGAAGAGATAAAGGACTACATAGAGGAATTATATTGGGGTTCAAAGAAACGTGTTTTACTACTTGGCCATAGCAAGGGGGGTGTCGATGCGGCTGCCTCTTTGTCCATGTATTGGGATGaactcaaagacaaggttgCGGGGTTAGCATTAGCACAAAGTCCATATGGAGGTAGTCCAATTGCTTCAGATATATTACGGGAAGGACAGCTTGGTGATTATTTTAATGTCCGTAAGCTTATGGAGATCCTGATTTGTAAAGTTATTAAG GGTGACATGCAGGCGCTTGAAGATTTAACGTACGAGAGGAGAAAAAACTTCTTGCGAGAATACCATTTACCTAGGGAGCTTCCCGTTGTTTCGTTCCACACAGAGGCTAGCATTTCTCCAGTTGTTTTGGCTACATTATCTCGTGTAGCCCATGCAGAACTACACATGTTTTCCCCTCTCGATAGTGATTCACCTACCACACTCTCTGTTGTGGTTCCTCTCGGTGCGGCAATGGCTGCATGTGCTCAGCTGCTTCAGATCAGATATGGTGAAAAGAGTGACGGGCTCGTAACTTGTCGTGATGCTGAGGTTCCCGGTTCGACTGTTGTACGGCCAAAACGCAAGCTCGACCATGCTTGGATGGCTTATTCGTCGTTGGACGACGATACATCAGAAGCCAATGCAGAGACAGGGCAAAAGAAGAGGCACGAACTTACCAGCAAATATGAGTGA
- the LOC142552355 gene encoding uncharacterized protein LOC142552355 isoform X4 produces MLTFASGEAISLTPNRNMSSSGSASSVFESIDTKFDAPIVHGGVTRNSAGEPSQNSNLVVESNNNHQNGISLFQRLIEKVKRTVQGSAYDIGWLQRDPDMPPVEDGTGRFTEILDDIRHGLHGLPNTMVYLLVPGLFSNHGPLYFVNTKTSFSKMGLTCHIAKIHSEASVDKNAEEIKDYIEELYWGSKKRVLLLGHSKGGVDAAASLSMYWDELKDKVAGLALAQSPYGGSPIASDILREGQLGDYFNVRKLMEILICKVIKGDMQALEDLTYERRKNFLREYHLPRELPVVSFHTEASISPVVLATLSRVAHAELHMFSPLDSDSPTTLSVVVPLGAAMAACAQLLQIRYGEKSDGLVTCRDAEVPGSTVVRPKRKLDHAWMAYSSLDDDTSEANAETGQKKRHELTSKYE; encoded by the exons ATGTTGACGTTTGCTTCAGGAGAAGCCATATCTTTGACACCTAATCGGAATATGTCTTCAAGTGGCAGTGCTTCATCTGTTTTTGAATCAATTGATACCAAATTTGATGCTCCAATAGTACACGGTGGAGTAACCAGGAACTCTGCTGGAGAGCCTTCTCAAAATTCTAACTTGGTTGTGGAATCAAATAACAACCACCAAAATGGCATTTCCCTTTTTCAACG CCTTATTGAAAAGGTCAAGAGGACAGTTCAAGGCTCTGCTTATGACATTGGATGGTTACAACGAGATCCGGACATGCCACCAGTTGAAGATGGAACTGGAAGATTTACAGAAATACTTGATGATATAAG GCATGGATTGCATGGGTTGCCAAACACAATGGTTTACTTGTTGGTCCCAG GTCTTTTCAGCAACCATGGGCCTCTTTACTTTGTGAATACAAAAACAAGTTTTTCAAAGATGGGCCTCACCTGTCATATAGCCAAAATTCACAGTGAG GCTTCAGTAGATAAGAACGCTGAAGAGATAAAGGACTACATAGAGGAATTATATTGGGGTTCAAAGAAACGTGTTTTACTACTTGGCCATAGCAAGGGGGGTGTCGATGCGGCTGCCTCTTTGTCCATGTATTGGGATGaactcaaagacaaggttgCGGGGTTAGCATTAGCACAAAGTCCATATGGAGGTAGTCCAATTGCTTCAGATATATTACGGGAAGGACAGCTTGGTGATTATTTTAATGTCCGTAAGCTTATGGAGATCCTGATTTGTAAAGTTATTAAG GGTGACATGCAGGCGCTTGAAGATTTAACGTACGAGAGGAGAAAAAACTTCTTGCGAGAATACCATTTACCTAGGGAGCTTCCCGTTGTTTCGTTCCACACAGAGGCTAGCATTTCTCCAGTTGTTTTGGCTACATTATCTCGTGTAGCCCATGCAGAACTACACATGTTTTCCCCTCTCGATAGTGATTCACCTACCACACTCTCTGTTGTGGTTCCTCTCGGTGCGGCAATGGCTGCATGTGCTCAGCTGCTTCAGATCAGATATGGTGAAAAGAGTGACGGGCTCGTAACTTGTCGTGATGCTGAGGTTCCCGGTTCGACTGTTGTACGGCCAAAACGCAAGCTCGACCATGCTTGGATGGCTTATTCGTCGTTGGACGACGATACATCAGAAGCCAATGCAGAGACAGGGCAAAAGAAGAGGCACGAACTTACCAGCAAATATGAGTGA
- the LOC142552355 gene encoding uncharacterized protein LOC142552355 isoform X2: MLEDIGKIEVVRKTISRAIALVGYIYNHGGVLHMMREFTGNKELARHGVTRFATTFLTLQSLHKRQKALKRMFISTQWIESKWSNDIKGKKANDTVFKPSFWNNVTYTLKVMCPLVMVLRIADNETRPAMGYIYEAMDRAKETILKSFDNNREKCKKVLEFIDARWDNQLHHPLHAAGYYLNPYFYYHNPKVETDAEVTNGLFACIQRLIPSHDVRDKIIMEELPVYKNSESLFGNEFAIRARNNKDQPMAPADWWKMFGNGTPNLKEFAIKVLSLTCSASGCERNWSIFEHIHSKKMNRLDHKKLRDLVYVKYNQTLKARAAKKDKRDPIVLRNIDDCNNEWLIGTMEAGEEPVFDDDDDTLTWNVVAEAAGVEEETRHTRQQRTSNPIYRGASISTGKGRGGRRGRVTSQTTHALQSPMDVDEESTDEGEFDDDVGTCI, translated from the exons atgcTAGAGGATATTGGCAAAATTGAGGTGGTTCGGAAGACTATTTCTAGAGCAATTGCTCTTGTTGGTTACATTTACAATCATGGAGGTGTTTTGCACATGATGAGAGAATTTACTGGAAACAAAGAGCTGGCAAGACATGGAGTCACCCGTTTTGCTACTACATTTCTCACTTTGCAAAGCCTCCACAAACGACAAAAGGCTTTGAAGAGAATGTTCATATCAACACAGTGGATAGAAAGTAAATGGTCAAATGATATAAAGGGTAAGAAGGCAAATGATACTGTTTTCAAGCCTTCATTTTGGAATAATGTGACATACACCCTTAAAGTGATGTGTCCTCTAGTGATGGTTCTTCGCATTGCCGATAATGAAACAAGGCCAGCGATGGGTTATATCTATGAAGCTATGGACAGAGCAAAAGAAACAATTCTCAAGTCCTTTGATAACAACAGAGAGAAATGTAAAAAAGTGTTAGAATTTATTGATGCTAGATGGGATAATCAGCTTCATCATCCTTTGCACGCGGCAGGATACTACTTAAACCCATATTTTTACTATCACAATCCGAAAGTTGAGACGGATGCAGAAGTCACAAATGGGTTGTTTGCATGCATACAAAGATTGATTCCAAGCCATGACGTGAGGGATAAGATTATTATGGAGGAGTTGCCGGTATATAAGAACTCGGAGTCATTGTTCGGCAACGAATTTGCCATTAGAGCAAGGAATAATAAAGACCAACCAATGGCGCCTG cGGATTGGTGGAAAATGTTTGGCAATGGTACTccaaatttgaaagaatttgctATCAAAGTTCTTAGCCTCACATGTAGTGCTTCGGGTTGTGAAAGGAATTGGAGCATATTTGAGCAT ATACATTCAAAGAAAATGAATAGACTAGATCACAAGAAACTAAGAGATTTGGTATATGTGAAGTACAATCAAACACTCAAGGCTCGTGCGGCTAAGAAGGATAAAAGAGATCCTATAGTTTTGAGGAATATTGATGATTGTAATAATGAGTGGTTGATTGGAACGATGGAAGCTGGAGAGGAACCTGtttttgatgatgatgatgatactTTGACATGGAACGTTGTAGCAGAGGCTGCTGGAGTAGAAGAAGAAACCAGACATACTAGACAACAACGGACCTCGAaccctatttataggggagctTCAATTTCTACAGGCAAAGGTAGGGGAGGACGAAGAGGTCGGGTGACAAGCCAAACCACTCATGCTCTACAATCACCAATGGATGTAGATGAAGAATCTACTGACGAGGGAGAGTTTGATGATGATGT TGGGACCTGTATCTGA
- the LOC142552345 gene encoding uncharacterized protein LOC142552345 isoform X2: MAGTGFGFSTTSSFSSSSSSPSPFSFGFSNPSSNPTSTTSAISFGVGSGTASSTTGSSATPFGGSSIFGSSPALASNLFGSSTGAGLISNTFGSSSASGSTPTSKFFGSGTTPSSFGSSASASTSNFFGSSLSGSAPTTNIFGSGSAPSMFGSSSTAASTSSPFGSSLSGSASSSNFFGSVPAPNILGSSSAAPASIPFGSPSLGTGNTANVFGSSSAAVAGSPSPSSSPFGTSTLFASPAPGSSNLSGSSNAPTSNPFGFFSGASNSSTTTPSFGSGLAASSNLFGSSLSSSNTANTAPLSESGPIPALNVFDGKFPAGGLFAPSTPSFPTNVASVGNTPSFGSSSGSSLGLLGSSSSMFSSSPVTLFGSLSSSSSATSSPLPTNASSSASSASGFSFATASSSLGNAPLFGSSSASTLGLTGSSSSIFSSSPAPLFGSSSSFTTATSFPAPTNASSSASSAPGFSFASASGSPGFSFPAASAAGLGTAATTPAASFSTAPTSVSSGFSFLKSTTSLASGAASSSTLPSFGTTGFQSSTLTSPLSSVPTSKATAAGTTPSATTASFLSAATASSTASSGFTGFGGASAPALSSGASSAFSLSLKSPIAASSVSSQPQSVSTLPSQGVASTTPISSTAGSSAQTTSSLVVSSSSGTTSTTSTALASAPKLPSEITGRTVEEIIKEWNAELQERAGKFQKQANAIAEWDRRILQNRDILLTLESEVAKVVKTQDSLERQLELIETYQDEVDKALESMEEEAERIYSEERGLLLDDEAASTRDAMYEQAEMIERDLEHMTEQIKSIINSINANKGGELDATDGMTPLDVVVRILNNQLSSLMWVDEKAEEFSSRIQKLANQSSATEHELTRPKLWLN; encoded by the exons ATGGCGGGGACGGGCTTTGGCTTCTCCACAACTTCCTCATTTTCATCTTCTTCGTCGTCCCCTTCTCCCTTTTCGTTTGGCTTTTCAAACCCTAGTTCAAACCCCACCTCAACCACTTCCGCAATTTCCTTCGGCGTTGGGTCGGGAACGGCATCTTCCACCACCGGGTCATCTGCAACCCCATTCGGAGGTTCCTCAATCTTCGGCTCGTCGCCTGCCCTCGCCTCCAATTTATTCGGGTCTTCTACCGGTGCAGGCCTCATATCAAATACATTTGGATCATCTTCTGCATCAGGTTCGACTCCAACATCCAAATTTTTTGGATCTGGGACGACTCCGAGCTCTTTCGGATCTTCTGCTTCAGCAAGTACTTCCAATTTCTTTGGATCCTCTTTATCTGGTTCGGCGCCAACAACAAATATTTTCGGTTCGGGTTCTGCACCCAGCATGTTTGGGTCTTCTTCTACAGCGGCTTCCACCTCTAGTCCTTTTGGTTCATCATTATCTGGGTCAGCCTCCTCTTCAAACTTTTTTGGATCAGTGCCAGCTCCCAACATTTTGGGGTCCTCTTCTGCGGCTCCTGCTTCAATTCCTTTTGGATCCCCATCTTTGGGTACGGGTAATACTGCTAACGTGTTTGGGTCGAGTTCTGCTGCTGTGGCCGGATCACCATCGCCTTCATCATCACCATTTGGTACCTCAACATTATTTGCATCCCCTGCTCCGGGATCTTCAAACTTATCTGGGTCCAGCAATGCCCCAACTTCTAACCCTTTCGGATTTTTCTCTGGAGCTTCTAATAGCAGTACCACCACACCGTCGTTTGGATCTGGTCTAGCCGCATCGTCCAACCTATTCGGATCGTCTTTATCATCATCAAATACCGCAAACACTGCTCCCCTGTCCGAGTCAGGTCCAATCCCAGCGTTAAATGTGTTTGATGGTAAGTTCCCAGCTGGAGGCCTATTCGCCCCCTCCACACCTTCATTTCCAACAAATGTAGCATCAGTGGGAAATACACCATCGTTTGGATCAAGCTCTGGATCAAGTTTAGGCCTTTTGGGTTCCTCTTCGTCCATGTTTAGTTCTTCTCCAGTTACCTTGTTCGGTTCGTTAAGCTCTTCCTCCTCAGCTACATCATCCCCATTACCTACCAATGCTTCAAGCTCAGCTTCTTCGGCATCTGGATTTTCATTTGCCACTGCATCTAGTTCTCTCGGAAATGCACCATTATTTGGATCAAGTTCTGCGTCAACTTTAGGTCTTACGGGTTCCTCCTCATCCATCTTTAGTTCATCTCCAGCTCCCCTGTTCGGTTCATCGAGCTCTTTCACCACAGCTACATCATTCCCCGCACCTACCAATGCTTCAAGCTCAGCTTCTTCAGCACCTGGATTTTCTTTCGCCAGTGCATCTGGTTCTCCTGGATTTTCGTTCCCTGCAGCATCAGCTGCTGGCCTGGGAACTGCTGCTACTACACCCGCTGCTTCATTTTCAACAGCGCCTACTTCTGTTTCTTCTggtttttcatttttaaagAGCACTACCAGTTTAGCATCAGGAGCAGCTTCATCATCGACTTTGCCCAGTTTTGGCACTACAGGGTTTCAATCCTCCACTTTAACATCGCCTCTCTCAAGTGTGCCCACATCAAAAGCCACTGCAGCTGGTACCACCCCTTCAGCTACAACTGCTTCATTTCTATCTGCTGCTACCGCATCTTCTACTGCTAGTTCTG GTTTTACGGGTTTCGGCGGTGCTAGTGCGCCTGCATTGTCATCTGGAGCTTCAAGTGCCTTCTCTTTATCTTTGAAATCACCCATAGCTGCATCCTCAGTGTCATCTCAACCACAATCGGTTTCTACTCTGCCTTCTCAAG GTGTGGCTTCAACAACTCCGATAAGTTCAACTGCCGGTTCTTCTGCTCAAACAACATCATCCCTTGTTGTATCTTCAAGTAGTGG AACTACTTCAACAACCAGTACAGCATTAGCCTCTGCACCCAAGTTACCGTCTGAAATTACTGGGAGAACTGTTGAGGAG ATCATCAAGGAATGGAATGCTGAACTACAGGAGCGGGCTGGAAAATTTCAGAAGCAAGCTAATGCAATAGCTGAGTGGGACCGTAGGATTTTGCAGAATCGTGATATTCTTCTCACACTTGAG agTGAAGTTGCAAAAGTTGTTAAGACCCAGGATAGTTTGGAGCGGCAGTTGGAGCTAATTGAAACTTATCAAGATGAG GTTGACAAAGCCTTGGAAAGTATGGAGGAAGAAGCCGAGCGTATATACAGCGAGGAGCGTGGATTACTGCTTGATGACGAGGCTGCATCTACCAGAGATGCAAT GTACGAGCAGGCTGAAATGATAGAACGAGACCTGGAGCATATGACTGAACAGATTAAATCTATTATCAATTCTATTAATGCCAACAAA GGTGGAGAGCTTGATGCCACGGATGGAATGACTCCACTGGATGTCGTTGTTCGTATCTTAAACAACCAACTGAGTTCATTGATGTGGGTTGATGAAAAG GCGGAGGAATTCTCTTCACGTATCCAGAAGCTCGCAAACCAGAGTTCAGCTACAGAGCACGAATTGACGCGGCCAAAGCTATGGTTGAATTGA
- the LOC142552345 gene encoding uncharacterized protein LOC142552345 isoform X1, which translates to MAGTGFGFSTTSSFSSSSSSPSPFSFGFSNPSSNPTSTTSAISFGVGSGTASSTTGSSATPFGGSSIFGSSPALASNLFGSSTGAGLISNTFGSSSASGSTPTSKFFGSGTTPSSFGSSASASTSNFFGSSLSGSAPTTNIFGSGSAPSMFGSSSTAASTSSPFGSSLSGSASSSNFFGSVPAPNILGSSSAAPASIPFGSPSLGTGNTANVFGSSSAAVAGSPSPSSSPFGTSTLFASPAPGSSNLSGSSNAPTSNPFGFFSGASNSSTTTPSFGSGLAASSNLFGSSLSSSNTANTAPLSESGPIPALNVFDGKFPAGGLFAPSTPSFPTNVASVGNTPSFGSSSGSSLGLLGSSSSMFSSSPVTLFGSLSSSSSATSSPLPTNASSSASSASGFSFATASSSLGNAPLFGSSSASTLGLTGSSSSIFSSSPAPLFGSSSSFTTATSFPAPTNASSSASSAPGFSFASASGSPGFSFPAASAAGLGTAATTPAASFSTAPTSVSSGFSFLKSTTSLASGAASSSTLPSFGTTGFQSSTLTSPLSSVPTSKATAAGTTPSATTASFLSAATASSTASSGFTGFGGASAPALSSGASSAFSLSLKSPIAASSVSSQPQSVSTLPSQGAQGVASTTPISSTAGSSAQTTSSLVVSSSSGTTSTTSTALASAPKLPSEITGRTVEEIIKEWNAELQERAGKFQKQANAIAEWDRRILQNRDILLTLESEVAKVVKTQDSLERQLELIETYQDEVDKALESMEEEAERIYSEERGLLLDDEAASTRDAMYEQAEMIERDLEHMTEQIKSIINSINANKGGELDATDGMTPLDVVVRILNNQLSSLMWVDEKAEEFSSRIQKLANQSSATEHELTRPKLWLN; encoded by the exons ATGGCGGGGACGGGCTTTGGCTTCTCCACAACTTCCTCATTTTCATCTTCTTCGTCGTCCCCTTCTCCCTTTTCGTTTGGCTTTTCAAACCCTAGTTCAAACCCCACCTCAACCACTTCCGCAATTTCCTTCGGCGTTGGGTCGGGAACGGCATCTTCCACCACCGGGTCATCTGCAACCCCATTCGGAGGTTCCTCAATCTTCGGCTCGTCGCCTGCCCTCGCCTCCAATTTATTCGGGTCTTCTACCGGTGCAGGCCTCATATCAAATACATTTGGATCATCTTCTGCATCAGGTTCGACTCCAACATCCAAATTTTTTGGATCTGGGACGACTCCGAGCTCTTTCGGATCTTCTGCTTCAGCAAGTACTTCCAATTTCTTTGGATCCTCTTTATCTGGTTCGGCGCCAACAACAAATATTTTCGGTTCGGGTTCTGCACCCAGCATGTTTGGGTCTTCTTCTACAGCGGCTTCCACCTCTAGTCCTTTTGGTTCATCATTATCTGGGTCAGCCTCCTCTTCAAACTTTTTTGGATCAGTGCCAGCTCCCAACATTTTGGGGTCCTCTTCTGCGGCTCCTGCTTCAATTCCTTTTGGATCCCCATCTTTGGGTACGGGTAATACTGCTAACGTGTTTGGGTCGAGTTCTGCTGCTGTGGCCGGATCACCATCGCCTTCATCATCACCATTTGGTACCTCAACATTATTTGCATCCCCTGCTCCGGGATCTTCAAACTTATCTGGGTCCAGCAATGCCCCAACTTCTAACCCTTTCGGATTTTTCTCTGGAGCTTCTAATAGCAGTACCACCACACCGTCGTTTGGATCTGGTCTAGCCGCATCGTCCAACCTATTCGGATCGTCTTTATCATCATCAAATACCGCAAACACTGCTCCCCTGTCCGAGTCAGGTCCAATCCCAGCGTTAAATGTGTTTGATGGTAAGTTCCCAGCTGGAGGCCTATTCGCCCCCTCCACACCTTCATTTCCAACAAATGTAGCATCAGTGGGAAATACACCATCGTTTGGATCAAGCTCTGGATCAAGTTTAGGCCTTTTGGGTTCCTCTTCGTCCATGTTTAGTTCTTCTCCAGTTACCTTGTTCGGTTCGTTAAGCTCTTCCTCCTCAGCTACATCATCCCCATTACCTACCAATGCTTCAAGCTCAGCTTCTTCGGCATCTGGATTTTCATTTGCCACTGCATCTAGTTCTCTCGGAAATGCACCATTATTTGGATCAAGTTCTGCGTCAACTTTAGGTCTTACGGGTTCCTCCTCATCCATCTTTAGTTCATCTCCAGCTCCCCTGTTCGGTTCATCGAGCTCTTTCACCACAGCTACATCATTCCCCGCACCTACCAATGCTTCAAGCTCAGCTTCTTCAGCACCTGGATTTTCTTTCGCCAGTGCATCTGGTTCTCCTGGATTTTCGTTCCCTGCAGCATCAGCTGCTGGCCTGGGAACTGCTGCTACTACACCCGCTGCTTCATTTTCAACAGCGCCTACTTCTGTTTCTTCTggtttttcatttttaaagAGCACTACCAGTTTAGCATCAGGAGCAGCTTCATCATCGACTTTGCCCAGTTTTGGCACTACAGGGTTTCAATCCTCCACTTTAACATCGCCTCTCTCAAGTGTGCCCACATCAAAAGCCACTGCAGCTGGTACCACCCCTTCAGCTACAACTGCTTCATTTCTATCTGCTGCTACCGCATCTTCTACTGCTAGTTCTG GTTTTACGGGTTTCGGCGGTGCTAGTGCGCCTGCATTGTCATCTGGAGCTTCAAGTGCCTTCTCTTTATCTTTGAAATCACCCATAGCTGCATCCTCAGTGTCATCTCAACCACAATCGGTTTCTACTCTGCCTTCTCAAG GTGCTCAAGGTGTGGCTTCAACAACTCCGATAAGTTCAACTGCCGGTTCTTCTGCTCAAACAACATCATCCCTTGTTGTATCTTCAAGTAGTGG AACTACTTCAACAACCAGTACAGCATTAGCCTCTGCACCCAAGTTACCGTCTGAAATTACTGGGAGAACTGTTGAGGAG ATCATCAAGGAATGGAATGCTGAACTACAGGAGCGGGCTGGAAAATTTCAGAAGCAAGCTAATGCAATAGCTGAGTGGGACCGTAGGATTTTGCAGAATCGTGATATTCTTCTCACACTTGAG agTGAAGTTGCAAAAGTTGTTAAGACCCAGGATAGTTTGGAGCGGCAGTTGGAGCTAATTGAAACTTATCAAGATGAG GTTGACAAAGCCTTGGAAAGTATGGAGGAAGAAGCCGAGCGTATATACAGCGAGGAGCGTGGATTACTGCTTGATGACGAGGCTGCATCTACCAGAGATGCAAT GTACGAGCAGGCTGAAATGATAGAACGAGACCTGGAGCATATGACTGAACAGATTAAATCTATTATCAATTCTATTAATGCCAACAAA GGTGGAGAGCTTGATGCCACGGATGGAATGACTCCACTGGATGTCGTTGTTCGTATCTTAAACAACCAACTGAGTTCATTGATGTGGGTTGATGAAAAG GCGGAGGAATTCTCTTCACGTATCCAGAAGCTCGCAAACCAGAGTTCAGCTACAGAGCACGAATTGACGCGGCCAAAGCTATGGTTGAATTGA